In the Candidatus Kuenenbacteria bacterium HGW-Kuenenbacteria-1 genome, one interval contains:
- the map gene encoding type I methionyl aminopeptidase — translation MVYSKKQIELIRKSGKILAYVLNKVAKATKIGISSKELDELAEKIIINKKASPAFKGYDGFPASLCVSINENVVHGIPTKDKILKQGDIVGLDLGVKYNGFFTDMATTVIVGKTQPQIKKMVEVTKKALELGIKQAKIGNTVGDIGKTIQFFVEKNGFSVIRQLTGHGVGLKIHEDPKIPNFTPSSWENIKLKEGMVLAIEPMVAMGDFKIKTLNDNWTIAMADKSLSAHFEHTIVVTKKGGEILTK, via the coding sequence ATGGTTTATTCAAAAAAACAAATTGAACTTATTAGAAAAAGCGGAAAAATATTGGCTTATGTTTTAAATAAAGTCGCTAAAGCCACAAAAATAGGAATTTCATCTAAAGAATTAGATGAACTGGCTGAAAAAATAATTATAAATAAAAAAGCTAGTCCAGCATTTAAGGGATATGATGGATTTCCCGCCAGTCTTTGTGTTTCTATAAATGAAAATGTAGTCCATGGCATTCCAACAAAAGATAAAATTTTAAAACAAGGGGACATTGTTGGTTTAGATTTAGGTGTAAAATATAATGGTTTTTTTACGGATATGGCTACAACTGTAATTGTAGGCAAAACACAACCGCAAATTAAAAAAATGGTTGAAGTAACAAAAAAAGCTTTGGAACTAGGAATTAAACAAGCAAAAATTGGAAATACGGTTGGCGATATTGGAAAAACGATTCAATTTTTTGTAGAAAAAAATGGATTTTCGGTAATTCGACAATTAACTGGGCATGGCGTGGGATTAAAAATTCACGAAGATCCCAAAATTCCAAATTTTACTCCTTCTTCTTGGGAAAATATTAAATTAAAAGAAGGAATGGTTTTAGCTATTGAACCAATGGTCGCTATGGGTGATTTTAAAATAAAAACTCTAAATGATAATTGGACAATAGCGATGGCCGATAAAAGTCTTTCAGCTCATTTTGAACATACAATTGTAGTAACAAAAAAAGGCGGGGAAATACTAACTAAATAA
- the rpsT gene encoding 30S ribosomal protein S20, translating into MHFFIMPIKKSALKALRQSKKRQLRNQKCKKNLKDLIKKTQKVVFASKKEEAQKLVIETQKAFDKAVQKKVIKKNTAARKKSRIMKKFNALVVPKNN; encoded by the coding sequence TTGCACTTTTTTATTATGCCTATAAAAAAATCTGCCCTTAAAGCTTTAAGACAAAGCAAAAAAAGACAATTAAGAAATCAAAAATGCAAAAAAAATCTTAAAGATTTAATTAAAAAAACTCAAAAAGTTGTTTTTGCTTCAAAAAAAGAAGAAGCCCAAAAATTAGTTATTGAAACTCAAAAAGCATTTGATAAAGCTGTTCAAAAAAAAGTAATTAAAAAAAATACCGCTGCTAGAAAAAAATCACGAATAATGAAAAAATTTAATGCTTTAGTTGTGCCTAAAAATAATTAA
- a CDS encoding RNA polymerase sigma factor RpoD, with the protein MVFTKINKKNKKNIIKVSKVFKKKIKVLKILKKRKVEIKQIKKKTTKKEKKIKKTIKKEVKLIKKIKIKKIKLISQLKVVEKKQRNKKTSEEIIKKPVIEGQKNYLSQILEKEKIKEDKPASLRTQKTFALESVSFDSIQIYLKEINKVPLLSSEEEVEIAKRLEKGDLDAQQELVEANLRLVVSIAKKFTGRNLSLLDLIQEGNIGLFRAVEKFDYRKGYKFSTYATWWIRQAVTRAIADQSRIIRIPVHMVETISKFKQAERSLIQNLGREPLPEEIAAEMGERLEKVLYYIKISQDTISLETSVGDDDNDSTLGDFIEDVKTISPDKAAAIELLKGYIREIMNELTSREQKILEMRFGLTEDGSHTLEEVGYEFGVTRERIRQIEAKVLDKIRQHKGMAKLRDY; encoded by the coding sequence ATGGTTTTTACTAAGATTAATAAAAAAAATAAAAAAAATATTATCAAAGTTTCTAAGGTTTTTAAAAAGAAAATAAAAGTTTTAAAAATTTTAAAAAAAAGAAAAGTTGAAATAAAACAAATAAAAAAGAAAACAACAAAAAAGGAAAAGAAAATTAAAAAGACAATAAAAAAAGAAGTAAAATTAATTAAGAAAATAAAAATTAAAAAAATAAAATTAATTTCTCAATTAAAAGTAGTAGAAAAAAAACAAAGAAATAAAAAAACCTCAGAAGAAATAATTAAAAAACCGGTTATTGAGGGACAAAAAAATTATTTATCTCAAATCTTAGAAAAAGAAAAAATAAAAGAGGATAAACCTGCCAGCTTGCGAACTCAAAAAACATTTGCTTTAGAATCTGTTTCTTTTGATTCTATTCAGATATATTTAAAAGAAATAAATAAGGTGCCTCTTTTAAGCTCAGAAGAAGAGGTTGAAATAGCTAAGCGTTTAGAAAAAGGGGATTTAGATGCTCAACAAGAATTAGTTGAAGCTAATTTAAGATTAGTTGTTAGTATTGCTAAAAAATTTACTGGTCGTAATTTATCCCTTTTAGATTTGATTCAAGAAGGAAACATTGGTTTATTTCGAGCAGTAGAAAAATTTGATTATCGAAAAGGTTATAAATTTTCCACTTACGCTACTTGGTGGATTAGACAGGCAGTAACTAGAGCTATAGCTGATCAATCAAGAATTATTCGTATTCCTGTACACATGGTAGAAACAATTAGTAAATTTAAACAGGCTGAACGCAGTTTAATTCAAAATTTAGGGAGAGAGCCTTTACCAGAAGAAATTGCAGCGGAAATGGGAGAGAGGTTAGAAAAGGTATTGTATTATATTAAAATTTCTCAAGATACTATTTCTTTAGAAACTTCTGTAGGAGATGATGATAATGATAGTACCTTGGGAGATTTTATTGAGGATGTTAAAACAATATCACCAGATAAAGCGGCTGCCATAGAATTATTAAAAGGATATATTAGAGAAATTATGAATGAGTTAACTTCTCGAGAACAAAAAATTTTAGAGATGAGGTTTGGATTAACTGAAGATGGTTCACATACTTTAGAAGAGGTGGGTTATGAATTTGGAGTAACCAGAGAGAGAATTAGGCAAATTGAAGCAAAGGTTCTTGATAAAATTAGACAACATAAGGGCATGGCAAAATTAAGAGACTATTAA
- a CDS encoding 2-isopropylmalate synthase, whose translation MSRKILIFDTTLRDGEQSPGFSMNIEEKILMAKQLAFMKVDIIEAGFPIASEGDFLAVKRIAEEVEGPIICALARTLDSDIDRAAEAIKSAITRGRGRIHIFIATSDIHLQYKLKKTREEALVIAIAAVKKAKSYTSDVEFSAEDATRSDINWLCQIVEAAINAGATTVNIPDTVGYTTPFEYKEIIKTLIARVPNIKQAVISCHCHNDLGLAVANSLAGVLAGAGQVECTVNGIGERAGNAAMEEVVMALRTREKYFEAITEIVTEKIIASSRLLSKITNMPVQANKAIVGVNAFAHESGIHQDGFLKEKSTYEIMTPKSVGLEKSNLVLGKHSGRHAFRERLKELGYDLSDEERNKAFIRFKKLADQKKEIFDKDLKSIISE comes from the coding sequence ATGTCTAGAAAAATATTAATTTTTGATACTACTTTACGTGACGGTGAACAATCGCCTGGTTTTTCTATGAATATTGAAGAAAAGATTTTAATGGCCAAGCAATTAGCGTTTATGAAAGTCGATATTATCGAAGCTGGTTTTCCAATTGCTTCGGAAGGAGATTTTTTAGCAGTAAAACGTATTGCTGAAGAAGTAGAAGGACCGATTATTTGTGCATTAGCGCGGACGCTTGATTCTGACATTGATCGCGCGGCAGAAGCAATTAAGTCAGCGATTACACGTGGACGCGGGCGAATTCATATTTTTATTGCGACTTCTGATATTCATTTGCAATACAAATTAAAGAAAACTCGGGAGGAAGCGTTAGTAATTGCGATTGCGGCAGTGAAAAAAGCGAAGAGTTATACATCGGACGTTGAATTTTCTGCCGAGGATGCCACTCGCTCAGATATTAATTGGCTTTGCCAGATTGTCGAAGCAGCTATTAATGCTGGCGCTACAACGGTTAATATTCCAGATACTGTCGGTTATACTACTCCTTTTGAATATAAAGAAATTATTAAAACATTAATTGCGCGAGTACCTAATATTAAGCAAGCTGTAATATCTTGTCATTGTCACAATGATTTGGGATTAGCAGTGGCAAATTCTTTAGCTGGAGTTTTAGCTGGAGCTGGGCAAGTTGAATGTACAGTGAACGGCATAGGAGAACGGGCTGGAAATGCCGCGATGGAAGAAGTAGTGATGGCTTTAAGAACTCGAGAAAAATATTTTGAAGCGATAACTGAAATTGTTACGGAAAAAATTATAGCTTCCAGTCGTCTATTGAGCAAAATAACGAATATGCCTGTGCAAGCCAATAAAGCGATTGTTGGCGTTAATGCTTTTGCTCATGAATCAGGAATTCATCAAGATGGATTTTTAAAAGAAAAATCGACTTATGAAATTATGACACCAAAATCAGTGGGTTTAGAAAAAAGCAATTTAGTTTTAGGGAAACATTCTGGTCGCCATGCTTTTCGGGAACGTTTAAAAGAATTAGGTTATGATTTATCTGACGAAGAACGGAATAAAGCTTTTATTCGCTTTAAAAAGTTAGCAGATCAGAAAAAAGAAATTTTTGATAAAGATTTAAAATCAATTATTTCAGAATAA
- a CDS encoding DNA gyrase subunit A encodes MVYSIKVKSNCHSFIANGFINHNTEAKLANISEELLFDIEKNTVKFIPNYDESHKEPQVLPAKLPLLLLNGSMGIAVGMATNIPPHNLTELCKGAIYLIEHPECTIDDLMQFIKGPDFPTGGIIYDTNEIKQAYATGKGRVPIRSKTEIIEAQPGHFKIIVSEIPYRVNKAQLLEKIAELVKDKKIDGIKDLRDESNKEGVRVVIELKKDTYPQKILNRLFKLTQLQDTFHINMIALVDGIQPKILPLKSILEEHIKHREIIIRKRTEFDLFQAKERAHILDGFQIALAYIDAIIKIIRGSKDKEEAKNNLMKKFKLSERQTIAILEMKLQQLVNLEKIKIEEELKEKLKLIKELETILASKEKILQIIKQDLIKLQEKFKDERRTQINTQAIEKFSQEDLIPNEPCVVIITHDGYIKRLAPETFKVQARGGKGIIGLTTKEEDVVEHLFSTMTHTDLLFFTSQGRVFQLKAYDVPVASRTTKGQALVNFLQITSEEKISAVQHLTELKDSKFLVMATEKGIIKKVDISDFNNVRRSGLIAIKLKKDDSLKWVKSSSGKDEIVLVTALGKAIKFNEKQIRQTGRTASGVKGIRLKKNDKVIEMDIIDSNNQNAKLLIVTENGLGKLSKLDLYRLQGRSGSGIKTAKITDKTGAIVSAMVIDETKLSEELTEDLIIISIKGQVIRLPLKRVSISGRATQGVKLMRFKNENDKVASVTLV; translated from the coding sequence ATGGTTTACTCTATAAAAGTAAAAAGTAATTGCCATTCATTTATTGCTAATGGTTTTATTAATCATAATACAGAAGCAAAATTGGCTAATATTAGCGAAGAATTACTTTTTGATATTGAAAAAAATACAGTCAAATTTATTCCTAATTATGATGAATCTCATAAGGAACCACAGGTTTTGCCAGCCAAATTACCATTACTTTTGCTTAATGGCAGTATGGGAATTGCTGTGGGAATGGCTACTAATATTCCTCCACACAATCTAACTGAGCTTTGCAAAGGAGCTATTTATTTAATAGAGCATCCGGAATGTACTATAGATGATCTAATGCAATTTATAAAAGGGCCAGATTTCCCTACTGGAGGAATTATTTATGATACTAATGAAATTAAACAAGCTTATGCAACAGGCAAAGGTAGGGTTCCGATACGATCAAAAACAGAAATTATTGAAGCACAGCCCGGACATTTTAAAATTATTGTTTCAGAAATTCCTTATCGTGTTAATAAGGCGCAACTTTTGGAAAAAATTGCTGAATTAGTTAAGGATAAAAAAATTGATGGTATAAAAGATTTAAGAGATGAATCAAATAAAGAAGGCGTTCGTGTTGTGATTGAATTAAAAAAAGATACTTATCCTCAAAAAATTCTCAATCGCCTTTTTAAATTAACTCAACTTCAAGACACCTTCCATATTAATATGATTGCTTTGGTTGATGGAATTCAACCAAAAATTTTACCTTTAAAATCAATTTTAGAAGAACATATTAAACATAGAGAAATAATAATTAGAAAAAGAACTGAATTTGATTTATTTCAAGCAAAAGAAAGAGCGCATATTTTAGATGGATTTCAAATTGCTCTGGCTTATATTGATGCAATTATAAAAATAATTAGGGGATCAAAAGACAAGGAAGAAGCAAAAAATAATTTAATGAAAAAATTTAAATTAAGCGAAAGACAAACAATTGCTATTTTAGAAATGAAATTACAACAATTGGTTAATTTAGAAAAAATAAAAATAGAAGAAGAATTAAAAGAAAAATTAAAATTAATCAAAGAATTAGAAACAATTTTAGCCAGTAAAGAAAAAATTTTACAAATTATAAAACAAGATTTAATAAAATTACAAGAAAAATTTAAAGATGAAAGAAGAACGCAAATTAATACCCAAGCAATAGAAAAATTTTCTCAAGAAGATTTAATCCCTAATGAACCTTGTGTTGTTATTATTACTCACGATGGATATATTAAACGATTAGCACCAGAAACTTTTAAAGTGCAAGCGCGAGGCGGTAAGGGAATTATAGGATTAACTACTAAAGAAGAAGATGTTGTTGAACATTTATTTAGTACGATGACGCATACTGATTTATTATTTTTTACTTCGCAAGGCAGAGTTTTTCAATTAAAAGCTTATGATGTTCCAGTGGCTTCTCGAACAACTAAAGGTCAAGCCTTGGTTAATTTTTTACAAATTACTTCTGAAGAAAAAATTTCCGCAGTCCAACATTTAACAGAATTAAAAGATTCTAAATTTTTAGTAATGGCCACAGAAAAAGGCATTATTAAAAAAGTAGACATTTCTGATTTTAACAATGTTCGTCGCTCAGGATTAATTGCCATTAAATTAAAAAAAGATGATTCATTAAAATGGGTTAAATCTTCTTCTGGAAAAGATGAAATTGTATTAGTAACTGCATTAGGAAAAGCAATTAAATTTAATGAAAAACAAATTAGACAAACGGGGCGAACAGCATCTGGCGTAAAAGGAATTAGACTTAAAAAAAATGATAAAGTAATAGAAATGGATATTATAGATTCTAATAATCAAAATGCAAAACTATTAATTGTTACTGAAAATGGATTAGGAAAATTAAGTAAATTAGATTTATATCGCCTACAAGGACGTAGTGGATCTGGAATTAAAACAGCAAAGATCACTGACAAAACAGGAGCGATTGTTTCGGCAATGGTAATTGATGAAACAAAATTATCAGAAGAATTAACCGAAGATTTAATTATTATTTCTATTAAAGGGCAAGTAATTCGCCTACCCTTAAAAAGGGTTTCTATTTCTGGTCGCGCTACACAAGGAGTAAAATTGATGAGATTTAAAAATGAAAATGACAAAGTCGCCTCAGTAACATTGGTTTAA
- a CDS encoding 50S ribosomal protein L32 codes for MALPTQKQTKSSKRIRTSTFALKKQKLMVCPKCKKSFLPHHICLNCGYYNNQEILKIKSKSKKKEKK; via the coding sequence ATGGCGCTACCTACACAAAAACAAACAAAATCTTCAAAAAGGATAAGAACCTCTACCTTTGCTCTTAAAAAACAAAAATTAATGGTTTGTCCTAAATGTAAAAAATCATTTTTACCCCATCATATATGTTTAAATTGTGGTTATTATAATAATCAAGAAATTTTAAAAATCAAATCAAAATCAAAGAAAAAAGAAAAAAAATAA
- a CDS encoding redox-regulated ATPase YchF, whose protein sequence is MLKIGIVGLPNVGKSTLFKALTKRQVDIADYPFCTIEPNIGIVEVPDERLEKLAKVSQSVKIIPTAIKFVDIAGLVKGASKGEGLGNKFLSHIKEVDAIAHVVKDFKEATPQVDVEIINLELILADLNVVEKRLEDLIRQNKKGSDKILIKTIEVLEKIKNNLEQEKLASSVKLLEEEKELVKELNLLTLKPILRILNIDEKKISSDLEKEYEIKICARLEAELTDLSEEEIKEYIKELEIKNTGLDQLIKASYKLLNLITFFTSGPQETRAWTIIQGKKAPEAAGEIHTDFQNGFIKAEIINCEDFVKAGGEAKAKEKGLMRLEGKEYVVQDGDIVHFKFSI, encoded by the coding sequence ATGTTAAAAATTGGAATTGTTGGTTTGCCTAATGTAGGTAAATCAACCTTATTTAAAGCGCTTACAAAAAGGCAAGTAGATATTGCTGATTATCCTTTTTGTACAATCGAACCTAATATAGGAATTGTTGAGGTACCTGATGAACGTTTGGAAAAATTAGCCAAGGTTTCACAGTCTGTCAAAATTATTCCTACGGCCATTAAATTTGTGGATATTGCTGGATTAGTTAAAGGCGCTTCAAAAGGCGAGGGTTTAGGTAATAAATTTCTTTCTCATATTAAAGAGGTTGATGCTATTGCTCATGTGGTAAAAGATTTTAAAGAAGCTACGCCACAAGTTGATGTTGAAATTATTAATTTAGAATTAATTTTAGCGGATTTAAATGTTGTAGAAAAAAGATTAGAAGATTTAATAAGACAAAATAAAAAAGGTTCGGATAAAATTTTAATAAAAACAATTGAAGTTTTAGAAAAAATAAAAAACAATCTTGAACAAGAAAAATTAGCTAGCTCTGTTAAATTATTAGAAGAAGAAAAAGAATTAGTTAAAGAATTAAATTTGCTTACTCTTAAGCCAATATTACGGATATTAAATATTGATGAGAAAAAAATATCTAGTGATTTAGAAAAAGAATATGAGATAAAAATTTGCGCGAGATTAGAGGCCGAATTAACTGATTTATCAGAAGAAGAGATTAAAGAGTATATAAAAGAATTAGAAATAAAAAATACTGGCTTGGATCAGTTGATCAAAGCCAGTTATAAATTACTTAATTTAATCACTTTTTTTACTTCAGGTCCTCAAGAAACGCGTGCTTGGACAATTATTCAGGGAAAAAAAGCTCCAGAGGCAGCAGGAGAAATTCACACTGATTTTCAAAATGGATTTATTAAAGCAGAAATAATTAATTGTGAGGATTTTGTTAAAGCGGGCGGAGAAGCAAAAGCCAAAGAAAAAGGATTGATGCGATTAGAAGGAAAGGAATATGTTGTTCAAGATGGCGATATTGTCCACTTTAAATTTAGTATTTAA
- a CDS encoding DNA primase has protein sequence MDNITDEIKSRLDIIDVIQEYLPQLKQAGVNWKTFCPFHNEKTPSFTVSREKQIWHCFGCSEGGDIFSFIMKIEGVEFVDALRILAKKANVVLKKQDPQLTSQRTILLDICQTASDFYHQILIKYSQGEIAREYLKERKISSNTAKDFQLGYAPNSWESLTKFLLNKNFKENELIESGLVIKSANTNMEYQIYDRFRNRLIFPIRDVYKNVIGFSGRILSENKEEAKYINTPQTLIYNKSHVLYGIEQAKQEIRKENLAVLVEGNMDVISSHQAGIKNVVACSGTALTLEQIKLLKRYSSNLALSFDVDLAGQEATKRGIDIAWQQEMNIKIIKFLKGKDPDECIRKDVNIWREAIQNSQSIMEYYFDFVFLNLDLTKIENKKNTAKILLPLIARLSNKIEQTHWLQKLGEFLNIDEQILRDLIIDKKNTNSNLKPELKEENKIDQDLLIEEKIVGLFLKFYENFKNLKFSFDILQNKELKELAKNFIREYTEKKKEFNENKWLKSISKEMADYFNKLIFLIEKDFSIFDSSIELEIQKNIRILKKNILTQELKIIEENFKKAEEKKDFNEINSLEKKFKEVIKQLNEIENN, from the coding sequence ATGGATAATATTACTGATGAAATTAAATCACGTTTAGATATTATTGATGTTATTCAAGAATATTTACCTCAATTAAAACAAGCGGGAGTTAATTGGAAAACTTTTTGTCCTTTTCATAATGAAAAAACACCATCATTTACGGTTTCTCGAGAAAAACAGATATGGCATTGCTTTGGATGTTCAGAAGGAGGTGATATTTTTTCTTTTATTATGAAAATAGAGGGAGTGGAATTTGTTGATGCTTTAAGGATTTTAGCCAAAAAAGCTAATGTTGTTTTAAAAAAACAAGACCCTCAATTAACAAGTCAACGCACTATATTATTAGATATTTGCCAAACAGCATCAGATTTTTATCATCAAATTTTAATAAAATATTCTCAAGGAGAAATAGCTAGAGAATATTTAAAAGAGCGAAAAATTTCTAGTAATACGGCCAAAGATTTTCAATTAGGTTATGCTCCAAACTCATGGGAAAGCCTAACAAAATTTTTATTAAATAAAAATTTTAAAGAAAATGAATTAATAGAAAGTGGTTTAGTAATAAAAAGCGCGAATACTAATATGGAATATCAAATTTATGATCGTTTTAGAAATCGATTAATTTTTCCAATTCGTGATGTTTATAAAAATGTAATTGGATTTAGCGGGCGAATATTAAGTGAAAACAAAGAAGAAGCTAAATATATTAATACTCCGCAAACTTTAATTTATAATAAAAGTCATGTTCTGTATGGCATAGAACAAGCGAAACAAGAAATTAGAAAAGAAAATTTAGCAGTGCTTGTTGAAGGAAATATGGATGTTATTAGTTCTCATCAAGCAGGGATTAAAAATGTAGTTGCTTGTTCTGGAACAGCTTTAACTTTAGAGCAAATCAAACTTTTAAAAAGGTATTCTTCTAATTTAGCTTTATCTTTTGATGTTGATTTAGCTGGGCAAGAAGCGACAAAGCGAGGGATTGATATTGCTTGGCAACAAGAAATGAATATTAAAATAATTAAATTTCTAAAAGGAAAAGATCCTGATGAATGTATACGAAAAGATGTGAATATTTGGCGAGAAGCAATTCAAAATTCCCAATCAATTATGGAATATTATTTTGATTTTGTTTTTTTAAATTTAGATTTAACAAAGATTGAAAATAAAAAAAATACGGCCAAAATTTTACTTCCTCTTATTGCAAGGTTAAGTAATAAAATTGAACAAACTCATTGGTTGCAAAAATTGGGAGAATTTTTAAATATTGATGAACAAATTTTAAGAGATTTAATAATTGATAAAAAAAATACTAATTCTAATTTAAAACCAGAATTAAAAGAAGAAAATAAAATAGATCAAGATTTATTAATAGAAGAAAAGATTGTGGGATTATTTTTAAAATTTTATGAAAATTTTAAAAATTTAAAATTTTCTTTTGATATTTTACAAAACAAAGAGCTAAAAGAGCTTGCTAAAAACTTTATTAGAGAATATACTGAGAAAAAAAAAGAATTTAATGAAAATAAATGGCTAAAAAGTATTTCAAAAGAAATGGCAGATTATTTTAATAAATTAATATTTTTAATTGAAAAAGATTTTTCAATTTTTGATTCTTCAATTGAACTTGAAATTCAAAAAAATATTCGAATTTTAAAAAAAAATATACTTACTCAAGAATTAAAAATAATCGAAGAAAATTTTAAAAAAGCGGAAGAAAAAAAAGATTTTAATGAAATTAATTCTTTGGAAAAAAAATTCAAAGAAGTAATTAAACAATTAAACGAGATAGAAAATAATTAA
- a CDS encoding branched chain amino acid aminotransferase (catalyzes the transamination of the branched-chain amino acids to their respective alpha-keto acids), which produces MPYETKYIWLDGKFVPFAQAKIHIINHSLHYGSAVFEGIRCYKTAKGSAVFRLTEHIDRLFHSGAVMGMKIPYKKVEIIKIIKELIRKNKLSECYIRPIIFYGNCMKVDPHGASVHFSIIIWPWGKLLNKDSVTVKTSPFIRIHPQSSIMSAKISGHYVNSSISSMQATKAGYDEALLLDYRGNIAEGPGENIFFVKKKIINTPKKGTILPGITRDSIEKIVIDLGYKFVQKEIKPKDIKNYEEAFFTGTAAEVNAIGKIDNYKFGQGKEGKAVKEIKEKYIRIIHGEEKKYEKWLSYINA; this is translated from the coding sequence ATGCCCTACGAAACAAAATACATTTGGCTTGATGGAAAGTTTGTGCCTTTTGCTCAAGCGAAAATTCATATTATTAATCATAGTTTGCATTATGGTTCGGCTGTTTTTGAAGGGATTAGATGTTATAAAACAGCTAAAGGATCAGCTGTTTTTCGTTTAACAGAACATATTGATCGACTTTTTCATTCTGGAGCAGTGATGGGCATGAAAATACCGTATAAAAAAGTGGAAATTATAAAAATAATTAAAGAGTTAATTAGAAAAAATAAATTAAGCGAATGTTATATTCGGCCGATAATATTTTACGGTAATTGTATGAAGGTTGATCCACATGGAGCTTCGGTGCATTTTTCTATTATCATTTGGCCATGGGGGAAATTATTAAACAAAGATAGCGTTACTGTGAAAACATCTCCTTTTATTCGTATTCATCCACAGTCAAGCATTATGTCCGCTAAAATTTCTGGGCATTATGTTAATTCTAGTATTTCTTCAATGCAGGCGACAAAAGCCGGTTATGACGAAGCTTTGCTTTTAGATTATCGTGGTAATATTGCTGAAGGTCCAGGAGAAAATATATTTTTTGTGAAGAAAAAAATTATTAATACCCCGAAAAAGGGAACAATTTTGCCGGGCATTACTCGAGATAGTATTGAAAAAATTGTTATTGATTTGGGTTATAAGTTTGTTCAAAAAGAAATTAAACCGAAAGATATTAAGAATTATGAAGAAGCATTTTTTACTGGAACAGCAGCAGAAGTTAATGCTATTGGTAAAATTGATAATTATAAATTTGGCCAAGGGAAAGAGGGAAAGGCAGTTAAAGAGATAAAAGAAAAGTATATTAGAATAATTCATGGAGAAGAAAAAAAATATGAGAAATGGTTAAGTTATATAAATGCTTAA